Proteins encoded by one window of Salmonirosea aquatica:
- a CDS encoding PKD domain-containing protein: MVENYMDYGNDACFNIFTKGQKARMRTVMDISPRRNTLAQSNLCGTQIAGPPRANFRAETQQILLGGQVKFFDLSTNFPNRWFWTFEGGSPANSTEQNPVVTYNTPGKFQVTLVAANSLGISDTLKRTAYIEVLNVGLCAERTNFNGTRTLIRDTTKIGYVSGQNGRKVMAISEYFDNPLGYTNLGGASLRFGKAFAKGGATTEAVVLVTVWNARGFQGGPGAILEERPIPLRRILSDIANNRATDVTFERQIPLSGLPYHIGLQLTYDGDSVALFTTKNGESVKGTSWEQNEAGEWDLFLRRTGLNIAHDITAKPGMKPSVLVSASAQFINPGEAVTLQAKGASIYTWSPTTNLNTTLGPQVIARPSETITYTVRGTGADVCGDSTASAAIYVRDIQVLGNEPTQEALLARTVQLSPNPTSGLVELRMDNALRGAVNVTVYGSNGVAVQQQQFRKDAEEVSLPVNIQRFAPGLYVVEVGIGDFRVRKKVLKY, from the coding sequence ATGGTGGAAAACTACATGGATTATGGCAACGATGCGTGTTTCAATATTTTTACGAAGGGTCAGAAAGCCCGGATGCGCACGGTCATGGACATCAGCCCGCGGCGTAATACGCTGGCCCAGTCCAATCTCTGCGGTACTCAGATAGCCGGGCCACCCCGCGCCAATTTCCGGGCCGAAACGCAGCAGATATTATTGGGTGGACAAGTGAAATTCTTCGATCTTTCGACCAATTTCCCCAACCGGTGGTTCTGGACCTTTGAAGGCGGTAGCCCTGCCAACTCTACAGAACAGAATCCGGTAGTCACGTACAATACCCCCGGCAAGTTCCAGGTTACGCTGGTGGCGGCCAACAGTCTGGGGATATCGGACACACTCAAAAGAACTGCCTATATTGAAGTGCTAAATGTGGGCCTGTGTGCCGAAAGAACCAATTTCAACGGTACCCGCACATTAATTCGCGATACGACTAAAATTGGCTATGTATCAGGACAAAACGGGCGTAAAGTGATGGCCATTTCCGAATATTTTGATAATCCCCTGGGGTACACCAACCTGGGTGGGGCTAGCTTACGCTTTGGTAAGGCTTTTGCCAAAGGAGGAGCCACCACCGAAGCCGTTGTACTCGTCACTGTGTGGAACGCGCGTGGCTTTCAGGGCGGTCCGGGGGCCATTCTGGAAGAAAGACCCATACCGCTTCGCCGCATCCTGAGCGATATTGCCAACAACCGGGCAACCGACGTCACCTTCGAGCGGCAGATTCCACTTTCGGGTCTACCCTACCATATAGGTTTACAGTTGACCTATGACGGCGATTCGGTAGCGCTCTTCACTACTAAAAACGGCGAATCGGTGAAAGGTACCTCCTGGGAGCAGAATGAAGCCGGGGAGTGGGATTTGTTCCTGCGTCGTACGGGCCTTAACATCGCTCACGATATCACGGCCAAGCCGGGCATGAAGCCGTCGGTGCTGGTATCGGCTTCGGCGCAATTCATCAATCCCGGTGAGGCTGTCACTTTACAAGCCAAAGGGGCTAGCATCTACACCTGGTCGCCAACCACAAACCTGAACACCACGCTGGGTCCCCAGGTAATCGCCCGGCCCAGTGAGACGATCACTTACACCGTCAGGGGTACGGGGGCAGATGTGTGCGGCGACAGCACCGCTTCGGCTGCCATTTATGTCCGCGACATTCAGGTGCTGGGCAATGAGCCGACCCAGGAAGCCTTGCTGGCACGTACCGTACAGCTCTCTCCCAATCCGACTAGTGGACTAGTTGAGCTTCGCATGGACAATGCCCTTCGCGGAGCCGTGAATGTAACGGTGTACGGAAGCAATGGCGTGGCAGTACAACAGCAGCAATTCCGTAAGGATGCGGAGGAAGTGAGCTTGCCTGTAAACATCCAGCGTTTTGCCCCAGGTTTGTATGTGGTCGAGGTAGGTATCGGAGACTTTAGAGTCAGAAAGAAGGTCTTGAAATATTAA
- a CDS encoding response regulator, which produces MSNTTPIRILIVDDHSVVRKGLLNLLEDEPDIQIVGEASDGDDALDMLPDIRPDVMLLDITMPRMSGIEVTKEVTRNFPSVRILVFSMHNNPDYILNAVQNGAAGYLLKDTDQEEILKAIRTVHMGELYYPPNASSVIIRNLVVQKNAPRTSEHFAASNSSASIWNKITSREHQILQCLTEGMSSKEIAQRFDVSPHTVANQRASIIRKARVKNTAELVSMALKEQL; this is translated from the coding sequence ATGTCAAACACTACTCCGATACGTATTCTGATTGTGGACGACCATTCGGTGGTTCGGAAGGGACTGTTGAATTTACTGGAAGACGAACCCGATATCCAGATTGTGGGTGAAGCTTCGGATGGAGACGATGCCCTGGACATGCTACCCGATATCCGGCCGGATGTGATGCTGCTCGATATCACGATGCCACGCATGTCGGGTATCGAGGTAACCAAGGAAGTGACACGTAATTTTCCGTCGGTGCGTATCCTGGTATTCAGTATGCACAACAATCCCGACTACATCCTGAATGCGGTACAAAACGGCGCGGCAGGGTACCTGCTGAAGGACACCGATCAGGAAGAAATCCTCAAAGCCATTCGTACCGTGCATATGGGCGAGCTGTACTATCCGCCTAATGCCTCCTCGGTTATTATCCGGAATCTGGTGGTTCAGAAAAACGCGCCCCGTACTTCTGAACACTTCGCGGCCAGCAACTCTTCGGCTTCGATCTGGAACAAGATTACCAGCCGTGAGCACCAGATTTTGCAATGCCTGACCGAAGGCATGAGCAGCAAGGAAATCGCTCAACGGTTCGATGTGAGTCCCCATACGGTGGCCAATCAGCGGGCGAGTATCATTCGTAAGGCTCGGGTCAAAAATACGGCCGAACTGGTTAGTATGGCCTTGAAAGAGCAGTTATAA
- a CDS encoding RagB/SusD family nutrient uptake outer membrane protein, whose protein sequence is MKRKAFISYHTPTLRTSFRPSYGYLLGGFLALVLSLSACRDILEPPPVDLLVDELVLNDASDVEPVRLGLYNAFRGMGSPMIIAGSFTADFIQHNGTFTVYNELGNKQITATNPAAEALWGGIYNTIYIANFIEERINDVPGVTEAARKQILAEARFLRGYANFIGTYTFGDIPKVTTTDIATNRNIPKDSRADILQSVLADYTAALPDLPITNGNKTIAKTYATQNAVRAALARYYLYQQEWANAEKTATEIINTKLQTLPASYADVIFQEYDDETILEVAYANNSSDDPGTSTFGLNNILVGRREVIPANSYILTMRETNAGERSQTIAFDPLNQGGNDNGWSVVKYGTPDEANNNITIFRLAEQYLIRAEARARQGRIVGVNGAQADINVLRTRAKAPAASITNQENALLTIEKERVYELSFEGHRWYDLKRTGRIQAVMSAFSPNWNAKFELWPIPQSELQRNKALAGGQNPGY, encoded by the coding sequence ATGAAACGCAAAGCCTTTATTTCTTACCACACTCCTACCCTCAGGACTTCCTTCCGCCCTTCCTATGGGTACCTGTTGGGAGGGTTCCTGGCCCTGGTGCTCTCGCTTAGTGCCTGCCGGGATATTCTGGAGCCCCCACCGGTAGACCTGCTGGTAGATGAGCTGGTGCTCAACGATGCCTCGGATGTAGAGCCGGTTCGCCTCGGCCTCTACAATGCCTTCCGGGGTATGGGATCGCCCATGATCATTGCCGGATCTTTCACCGCCGACTTCATTCAACACAATGGTACCTTTACCGTATATAATGAGTTGGGCAACAAGCAGATTACTGCTACCAACCCTGCTGCCGAAGCATTGTGGGGGGGTATCTATAACACCATCTATATCGCCAATTTTATCGAGGAACGCATCAATGATGTTCCCGGTGTGACCGAAGCCGCTCGTAAGCAAATCCTGGCCGAAGCACGTTTTTTGCGCGGTTATGCCAATTTCATCGGCACGTATACCTTTGGCGATATACCCAAGGTAACCACGACGGATATCGCTACCAACCGTAACATCCCGAAAGACAGCCGGGCCGATATCCTGCAATCGGTGCTGGCCGATTACACGGCCGCCCTGCCCGACCTCCCCATTACCAATGGCAACAAAACCATAGCCAAAACCTATGCTACCCAGAATGCCGTCAGGGCGGCCCTGGCCCGGTACTATCTCTACCAGCAAGAATGGGCGAATGCCGAAAAAACAGCCACTGAAATTATCAACACCAAGCTACAGACCCTACCCGCCAGTTACGCGGATGTCATTTTTCAAGAGTACGACGATGAGACGATTCTGGAAGTAGCCTACGCCAATAATTCCAGCGATGACCCGGGTACCTCTACGTTCGGTCTGAATAACATTCTGGTGGGACGCCGGGAAGTAATTCCCGCCAACTCCTACATCCTGACCATGCGGGAAACCAATGCGGGCGAACGTAGCCAAACCATCGCCTTCGATCCCCTGAATCAGGGAGGTAACGACAACGGCTGGTCGGTAGTGAAATACGGTACCCCCGACGAAGCCAACAACAACATTACGATTTTCCGCTTGGCCGAGCAGTACCTCATCCGGGCCGAAGCCCGCGCCCGGCAGGGACGGATCGTGGGCGTCAACGGTGCCCAAGCGGATATCAATGTGCTGCGTACCCGCGCCAAAGCGCCCGCCGCCAGCATTACCAATCAGGAAAACGCCCTGCTGACGATTGAGAAAGAGCGGGTATACGAGCTTTCCTTTGAAGGACACCGCTGGTATGACCTTAAACGCACTGGCCGTATTCAAGCGGTTATGTCAGCTTTTTCACCCAACTGGAACGCGAAGTTTGAGCTTTGGCCCATTCCGCAAAGTGAGCTTCAGCGCAATAAAGCCCTGGCCGGGGGACAAAATCCGGGCTATTGA
- a CDS encoding RagB/SusD family nutrient uptake outer membrane protein yields MNPLFKNILPYAFSGGLLLLSGCAGQLDVKPVNTIDAGAAVATSGDVEALLVGAYDALGDADVYGGNLLRDADLLGDDGEIFFDGTFVAPDEIFRKSLLVNNSQAEVTWLDSYRAINIVNNVLANLDVVTDANRDRVEGEAKFIRGTLYFELVRMYAKAWTDGTPSANPGVPLVLAPTTEITEEAKVSRNTVAEVYAQVVTDLTDAETKLPATNGFFATKGAAAAMLSRVYLMQQKYPEAANAATRVIESGRYALVSTDEVFDLRVNQNGTNTAEDIFAIQVTSQDGVNSANTFYGAAEYGGRGDILIEDAHLALYEEGDNRAELFYQAENGGIYTAKWINQYGNVKILRLAEMYLTRAEANFRNNSSIGAAPATDLNLIRTRAGLAPIPVASLTLPAILKERHLELAFEGHLIHDIKRTKGSVGALAFDSPKLVYPVPRREIDANGNLTQNAGY; encoded by the coding sequence ATGAATCCTCTATTTAAAAATATACTTCCCTACGCATTTTCGGGCGGTCTGTTGCTGCTGAGTGGCTGTGCGGGGCAACTCGATGTAAAACCTGTCAATACCATCGATGCGGGTGCCGCGGTGGCTACCTCCGGTGATGTGGAAGCCTTGCTGGTGGGAGCCTATGATGCCCTGGGTGACGCCGACGTATACGGCGGCAATCTGCTGCGCGACGCCGACCTGCTGGGCGACGACGGCGAGATATTCTTCGATGGTACCTTCGTGGCTCCCGACGAAATCTTCCGTAAGAGCCTGCTGGTCAATAACAGCCAGGCCGAAGTAACCTGGCTGGACTCCTACCGCGCCATCAACATCGTCAACAATGTACTGGCTAATCTCGACGTAGTGACCGACGCTAACCGCGACCGCGTGGAGGGTGAAGCCAAATTCATTCGGGGTACCCTGTACTTTGAATTGGTGCGTATGTACGCCAAAGCCTGGACCGATGGTACCCCCTCGGCCAACCCAGGCGTACCACTGGTGCTGGCCCCTACGACCGAAATCACCGAGGAGGCCAAGGTAAGCCGCAACACAGTGGCCGAAGTGTACGCGCAGGTGGTCACTGACCTGACCGACGCCGAAACCAAACTACCCGCCACCAACGGTTTTTTTGCCACCAAAGGGGCCGCGGCGGCCATGCTGTCGCGGGTGTACCTGATGCAGCAAAAATACCCTGAGGCGGCTAACGCGGCCACCCGCGTCATTGAGTCGGGCCGGTATGCTTTGGTAAGCACCGATGAGGTGTTCGACTTGCGGGTCAATCAGAACGGTACCAATACCGCCGAGGATATTTTTGCCATTCAGGTTACCTCCCAGGATGGCGTCAATTCTGCCAATACGTTTTATGGAGCGGCGGAATACGGCGGTCGGGGCGATATCCTGATCGAAGACGCCCATTTGGCCCTGTACGAGGAGGGAGACAACCGCGCCGAGCTATTCTATCAGGCCGAAAATGGTGGTATCTACACCGCCAAATGGATCAACCAGTACGGCAATGTCAAGATTTTGCGCCTGGCCGAAATGTACCTGACCCGGGCGGAGGCTAATTTTCGTAACAATTCCAGCATTGGGGCCGCTCCAGCGACCGACCTGAATCTGATCCGGACGCGGGCGGGGTTGGCTCCTATTCCAGTGGCTTCGCTGACGCTGCCCGCCATTTTGAAGGAACGCCACCTGGAACTGGCTTTTGAAGGGCACCTGATTCATGACATCAAGCGCACCAAGGGCAGCGTCGGTGCGCTGGCATTCGATTCGCCCAAGCTGGTGTACCCGGTGCCGCGCCGCGAGATCGACGCCAACGGCAACCTTACTCAGAATGCCGGCTATTGA
- a CDS encoding Calx-beta domain-containing protein, with protein sequence MKLMHKFLSLGFVLALVALASCEEQKILFEGPEFVRFTDTTLTYKESIGQPITVSVHVVGKPLNQALTVNYTVGGTAREGRDYSIEGTKGVVVIPAGKLFGNITVNLINNANNILESQSIVFTLTDVTPSTDLQLGFGKNNVIGKTLTLTIQDDCLLSGFYTGSRQTSNGVEQVKDIEISSLDPNCKTYNVANWNVGGLFNFNATKARISFVDNGDNTLTIPAQVSDDLAAPYDTLRGNGLWNPQTKAITLNIKVKVPYSETKDTVITVPLTYTPR encoded by the coding sequence ATGAAACTAATGCATAAATTTCTCTCGCTCGGCTTCGTACTGGCCCTGGTGGCGCTGGCTTCCTGCGAGGAACAGAAAATTCTGTTCGAAGGTCCTGAATTCGTCCGTTTTACCGATACTACCCTGACTTACAAGGAGAGCATCGGACAACCCATTACCGTTTCAGTTCATGTGGTGGGTAAACCCCTGAACCAGGCGCTTACCGTCAACTATACCGTAGGAGGCACGGCCCGTGAAGGCCGCGATTATTCCATCGAAGGTACCAAAGGGGTGGTAGTTATTCCGGCGGGCAAGCTGTTCGGTAACATCACGGTGAACCTGATTAACAATGCGAACAATATTCTGGAATCGCAGAGCATTGTTTTCACCCTGACCGATGTCACACCCAGTACGGATTTACAGCTGGGTTTTGGTAAAAACAACGTGATTGGCAAAACCCTGACCCTGACCATTCAGGACGACTGCCTGCTGAGTGGCTTTTATACAGGTAGCCGCCAAACCAGTAACGGGGTGGAGCAAGTGAAGGACATTGAGATCAGTAGCCTGGACCCGAACTGCAAGACCTACAATGTGGCCAACTGGAACGTGGGTGGACTCTTTAATTTCAATGCTACTAAAGCCAGGATTAGTTTTGTGGACAACGGTGATAACACGCTGACTATTCCTGCTCAGGTAAGCGATGATCTGGCGGCACCCTACGACACGCTGCGGGGCAACGGCTTGTGGAATCCACAGACGAAAGCCATCACACTCAATATTAAAGTAAAGGTACCTTACAGTGAAACGAAGGATACAGTGATTACGGTGCCACTCACCTACACACCCCGGTAA
- a CDS encoding SusC/RagA family TonB-linked outer membrane protein, which translates to MNNFGRFFILCLFLAGIVNSAMAQRTITGKVTSVGEGSALPGVNVVVKGSTIGTSTDAEGQYSLGVPSGTVTLTFSFIGLEPQDITVSAGRSVVNVEMAESATELNQVVVTGYNQTQRKDVIGSITSLKSEKFKDIPVVGVDQALQGQAAGVQVSQSSGTPGGGISIRIRGNTSISASNRPLFIVDGVPVYTGAVSGRDFGGQSDNALAIINPNDIESIDVLKDASAKAIYGSRGANGVVIITTKRGRNNKTTITADVQRGITEIIKRPSLLNATQLLELQREAVTNAGQDPDKQGLIPGVTDGVNTNWIDAILRQGVLQQYQISAAGGNDRTRFYMSGNVRDEEGVQLNNRFTRYSGALNLDHKATSKLNLGANINLSLSKNDRVKGDNFLDGVYSGAIKSLPFYAPFNEQGQLYGPNSVGYAGFPNFNPVAQAVLPRFTTYGLKILTGVNADYEIMKNLRFRTKFSMDYNNAEEDQYESSGTAIGGYLQSVGGKGYGVYITNTVFTLINSNVLTYYLSLNDRHHFNALVGNEIIHTQARSSSVSGRLFPSDDFTYINSAGTVDAGGSFYDQNGLLSFFGEIKYDFDDRFLLGITSRYDGSSRFGQNRRFGLFPSVSAGWRISQEKFMETVPFISDLKLRGSFGFTGNERIGNYQFLGTWASATYNGATGVGPANLSNPNLQWERTREANIGIDAAFWDGRFTVTADAYSNLTDNLLFAEPIPLTTGFGSIQGNIGKISNKGLELTLSSVNVDGAVRWNTDLNLTRNINNVQSLANQDTLFRGYTGNGVGGTNAVLQGSPLGTFWGLKFLGVDPATGDAIYEDVNGDGRISPEDGQVIGNAQPKLFGGLTNKVSFKGFDLSVFFQFMYGNKILNFTNTALVNTGADLQTNQSTIALRRWKQEGDITDVPRYVSGDTYNNYLSSRFLEDGSYLRLKNLSFGYNLPVRWAAKAKLSSVRVFASGTNLWTLTAYSGPDPEVSTLDGSTTAQGIDFFTLPQVKTMILGVTVKF; encoded by the coding sequence ATGAATAATTTCGGTCGTTTTTTTATACTGTGCCTTTTCCTGGCGGGAATCGTCAATAGCGCAATGGCACAGCGGACCATTACGGGTAAGGTCACATCGGTAGGCGAAGGTTCGGCGCTACCGGGAGTCAATGTGGTGGTCAAAGGCAGCACCATTGGTACCAGTACCGACGCCGAGGGGCAGTACAGTCTCGGGGTACCTTCGGGAACGGTCACACTTACTTTTTCCTTCATCGGTCTTGAACCCCAAGACATCACCGTAAGCGCCGGCCGTTCAGTCGTGAACGTGGAAATGGCTGAAAGTGCCACTGAACTGAACCAGGTGGTGGTAACCGGCTACAACCAGACCCAGCGGAAGGACGTGATTGGTTCCATTACATCCCTAAAAAGCGAAAAATTCAAGGATATTCCCGTCGTGGGAGTCGATCAGGCGCTACAGGGACAGGCCGCCGGGGTGCAGGTGTCGCAGTCGTCGGGTACCCCCGGTGGTGGTATTTCCATCCGGATCCGGGGTAATACATCCATTTCGGCTTCCAACCGGCCTCTTTTCATTGTCGACGGGGTACCCGTCTATACGGGTGCGGTTTCGGGCCGTGACTTTGGGGGCCAGTCAGACAATGCATTGGCTATTATTAACCCCAACGACATCGAGTCCATCGATGTGTTAAAAGATGCCTCGGCCAAGGCCATTTACGGTTCGCGCGGTGCCAACGGCGTAGTGATTATCACCACCAAGCGAGGGCGTAACAACAAAACCACCATTACGGCCGACGTACAGCGGGGCATCACCGAAATTATTAAGCGTCCCAGCTTGCTCAATGCCACCCAACTCCTGGAATTGCAGCGGGAGGCCGTTACCAACGCCGGGCAAGATCCCGACAAGCAGGGGCTTATTCCTGGCGTAACCGATGGTGTGAATACCAACTGGATTGATGCCATCCTGCGCCAGGGGGTTTTGCAACAGTATCAGATCTCGGCGGCGGGCGGCAACGACCGGACGCGTTTTTACATGAGCGGCAACGTACGTGACGAAGAAGGCGTGCAGCTCAACAACCGCTTCACCCGGTACAGCGGAGCCCTAAACCTGGACCATAAAGCCACCAGCAAACTCAATCTGGGAGCTAATATTAATCTCTCCCTCAGCAAGAACGACCGCGTCAAGGGTGATAACTTCCTGGATGGTGTCTACTCAGGTGCCATCAAGAGCCTACCTTTCTACGCGCCCTTTAATGAACAAGGCCAACTATATGGCCCCAATAGCGTGGGCTATGCAGGATTTCCCAACTTCAACCCCGTCGCGCAGGCCGTCTTGCCCCGATTCACGACCTACGGCCTGAAAATCCTTACGGGCGTGAACGCGGATTATGAAATCATGAAAAACCTGCGCTTTCGGACCAAGTTCAGTATGGACTACAACAACGCCGAGGAAGATCAGTATGAATCGTCGGGTACGGCCATTGGGGGCTATCTGCAAAGTGTAGGTGGCAAGGGCTATGGCGTGTACATCACCAATACGGTATTTACCCTGATCAATTCCAACGTACTGACCTACTACCTCTCGCTGAACGACAGACACCATTTCAACGCGCTGGTGGGGAACGAAATCATCCATACCCAGGCACGTTCTTCCAGTGTATCGGGCCGACTCTTTCCCAGCGACGACTTTACGTACATCAACTCGGCCGGCACGGTCGATGCAGGGGGATCATTTTATGATCAGAACGGGCTTTTGTCCTTTTTTGGCGAAATTAAGTACGACTTTGACGACAGGTTCCTGCTGGGCATTACCTCGCGTTACGACGGTTCTTCACGCTTTGGCCAGAACCGCCGTTTCGGGCTTTTCCCTTCGGTGTCGGCGGGCTGGCGGATTTCGCAGGAGAAATTCATGGAAACGGTACCCTTTATCAGTGATCTTAAATTGCGGGGTAGCTTTGGCTTTACGGGCAACGAGCGCATCGGTAACTACCAATTCCTGGGTACCTGGGCCAGCGCCACCTACAACGGAGCTACGGGCGTGGGGCCAGCCAACCTGAGCAATCCCAACCTACAGTGGGAGCGCACGCGTGAGGCCAACATCGGTATCGATGCCGCTTTCTGGGACGGACGTTTCACGGTGACGGCCGATGCCTACAGCAATTTGACGGACAACCTGCTTTTTGCCGAGCCCATCCCCCTGACGACCGGCTTTGGCAGTATCCAGGGCAACATCGGTAAAATCTCAAATAAAGGGCTGGAACTGACTCTTTCTTCGGTCAATGTGGATGGTGCCGTACGCTGGAACACGGATCTGAACCTGACCCGCAATATCAACAATGTGCAGTCCCTGGCCAACCAGGACACACTTTTCCGGGGTTATACGGGCAACGGCGTGGGCGGTACCAATGCCGTACTGCAGGGCTCCCCTCTGGGTACTTTTTGGGGTTTGAAATTCCTGGGTGTCGATCCCGCTACGGGTGATGCCATTTACGAGGACGTCAATGGCGATGGCCGCATCTCACCGGAAGACGGGCAGGTGATCGGCAATGCCCAACCCAAGCTGTTCGGCGGGTTGACCAACAAAGTCTCTTTCAAAGGTTTTGATTTGAGTGTGTTCTTCCAGTTCATGTATGGTAACAAAATCCTGAATTTTACCAATACGGCTCTGGTTAACACGGGAGCCGATCTTCAGACTAACCAAAGCACCATTGCCCTGCGGCGCTGGAAGCAGGAAGGCGATATCACCGATGTACCCCGCTACGTGTCCGGGGATACCTATAATAACTACCTCAGCAGCCGCTTCCTGGAAGACGGCTCCTACCTGCGGCTGAAAAATCTGTCGTTCGGCTACAACCTGCCCGTCCGCTGGGCAGCCAAGGCCAAACTGAGCAGCGTCCGGGTGTTCGCGTCGGGCACCAATCTCTGGACTCTTACCGCTTACTCCGGGCCAGACCCTGAAGTAAGCACGCTGGATGGCTCAACCACCGCCCAGGGTATCGACTTTTTCACCCTCCCCCAGGTAAAAACCATGATCCTGGGAGTCACCGTAAAGTTTTAA
- a CDS encoding M43 family zinc metalloprotease: protein MKRYYLFVLLSICCLFGFESIAQPAPCATMQMDSLLRAKYPGLGSLQQFENVLQNKIREREELQKSSRTTLETLTIPIIVHIVHNGEGVGQGTNISAAQVQSQIETLNEDFRRKPGTPGFNTDSRGADIEIDFCLARLNQQGQTMAEPGIDRVNGAKANWTKNDIENTLKPGTIWDPDKYFNIWVVNFSTSEGGLLGYAQFPSLSTLAGIPDNSPRNTDGVVVTYRGFGNALKGNFSVLQAPYNQGRTLTHEVGHWLGLRHIWGDANCGNDFVDDTPRRPAKAAAAR, encoded by the coding sequence ATGAAGCGTTATTACCTCTTTGTACTTCTAAGTATCTGTTGCCTGTTTGGTTTTGAGTCGATAGCGCAACCGGCGCCCTGCGCTACGATGCAGATGGATAGCCTGCTAAGAGCCAAGTACCCCGGCCTGGGTTCATTGCAACAGTTTGAGAATGTCTTGCAAAACAAGATACGCGAACGGGAAGAATTGCAGAAAAGCAGCCGCACCACGCTCGAAACCCTCACGATTCCGATCATTGTACATATTGTTCACAATGGCGAAGGCGTAGGACAGGGTACCAACATCAGTGCAGCCCAGGTACAGTCCCAAATTGAAACCCTGAATGAGGATTTCCGTCGCAAGCCCGGTACCCCAGGCTTCAATACCGACTCACGGGGAGCCGACATCGAAATTGATTTCTGCCTGGCCAGACTCAACCAACAGGGTCAAACCATGGCCGAACCGGGCATCGACCGCGTCAACGGCGCGAAGGCCAATTGGACAAAAAACGATATCGAGAACACCCTGAAGCCCGGCACCATCTGGGATCCGGACAAGTATTTTAATATATGGGTAGTCAATTTTTCCACGTCAGAAGGTGGTTTACTGGGCTATGCCCAGTTTCCGAGCCTTTCAACGCTGGCAGGTATCCCTGACAATAGCCCCCGCAATACCGACGGGGTGGTGGTTACCTACCGCGGGTTCGGCAATGCCCTGAAAGGTAATTTCTCCGTCTTACAGGCTCCTTATAACCAAGGCCGTACCCTCACCCACGAAGTGGGCCACTGGTTGGGGCTGCGGCATATATGGGGCGATGCCAACTGCGGCAACGACTTCGTGGATGATACCCCCCGCAGGCCAGCGAAAGCGGCGGCTGCCAGGTAG